One window of Elaeis guineensis isolate ETL-2024a chromosome 11, EG11, whole genome shotgun sequence genomic DNA carries:
- the LOC105054144 gene encoding uncharacterized protein isoform X3: MNLLFIESKKKVFGLLFSPLSLLLFSALLFFGVVRFLKQKKEVEKPIATAAAPVKATISFGHHTSRPSKEIPRDHSHCPQSMGEDSEPITDTDSANHWLSRAQQLVPTALDKSRAATGFPGRWKAIVSKLERVPPCLSDLSSHHCFAKNALCTELLQSVTNALTDALELANRSSEQPCIGKLQMQSDLDALSGKLDLALRDCSLLIKTGVLGDATLPPVAARSHESLAPAQANVCELLARLQISHAEAKHRAVDGLLEWMREDEKSVLSVLDRSNIASLIQLLTATAPKVREKTATVICLLVESGSCENLLVSEGVLPPLIRLAESGSAVGREKAVVSLQRLSMCADTTRSIVGHGGVRPLIEICQTGDSICQLASAGALKNLSAVPEVRQTLAGEGIIRVMINLLDCGIVLGTKEYAAQCLQNLTASNDSLRRSVILEGGTRSLLAYLDGPLPQESAVGALRNLVGLISADALMSLGLLPRLVHVLKDGSLGAKQAAASTICRISSLSEMKKLIGEFGCAPLLVRMLETKSNSAREVAAQAIASLISYPPNSREVKKDEKSVPSLVQLLDPSPQNTARKYAISCLLSLSSSKRCKKLMISYGAVGYLKKLCEMDVAGAKKLLERLQRGKLRSLFRRK, encoded by the exons ATGAA TCTTCTTTTTATTGAGTCGAAGAAGAAAGTATTTGGTCTTCTCTTTTCCCCACTCTCACTACTATTGTTCTCAGCTCTCCTTTTCTTTGGGGTTGTTAGGTTCTTAAAGCAGAAGAAAGAGGTGGAGAAGCCCATCGCAACAGCTGCTGCTCCCGTTAAAGCTACAATATCCTTTGGCCACCACACTTCTCGCCCAAGCAAAGAGATCCCTCGAG ATCACAGCCACTGCCCGCAATCAATGGGTGAAGACTCCGAGCCCATCACCGACACTGACTCCGCCAACCACTGGCTGTCCCGAGCCCAACAGCTCGTCCCCACAGCCCTCGACAAGTCCCGGGCCGCCACAGGCTTCCCTGGGCGCTGGAAGGCCATTGTTTCCAAGCTGGAGCGCGTCCCACCGTGCCTCTCCGACCTCTCCAGCCACCATTGCTTCGCCAAGAACGCACTCTGTACAGAACTCCTCCAGTCAGTGACAAATGCCCTCACAGATGCCCTCGAACTTGCCAACCGCTCGTCGGAGCAGCCCTGCATTGGCAAGCTCCAAATGCAGAGCGACCTCGATGCGCTTTCTGGCAAGCTTGACCTTGCCCTACGTGACTGCTCCCTTCTGATCAAGACCGGCGTTCTTGGTGACGCTACCCTACCTCCGGTGGCTGCCCGCAGCCATGAGTCATTGGCCCCAGCACAGGCCAATGTGTGTGAATTGCTTGCCCGCCTGCAGATCAGCCATGCCGAGGCCAAGCACCGCGCGGTTGATGGTTTGCTCGAGTGGATGAGGGAGGATGAGAAGAGTGTGCTTTCTGTGCTTGACCGGAGCAACATAGCTTCTCTGATACAATTGCTCACTGCAACAGCTCCTAAGGTCAGAGAGAAGACGGCAACAGTGATTTGTCTGCTCGTAGAGTCTGGGAGCTGTGAGAATTTGCTAGTATCTGAAGGTGTGCTCCCACCACTGATAAGGCTGGCGGAGTCCGGGAGCGCAGTGGGCCGAGAGAAGGCGGTGGTGTCACTCCAGAGGCTGTCCATGTGTGCTGACACCACCCGCTCGATCGTCGGTCATGGTGGCGTTCGCCCACTGATCGAGATCTGCCAGACAGGAGACTCTATTTGCCAGTTGGCATCTGCGGGTGCTTTGAAGAATCTCTCCGCCGTGCCCGAAGTGAGGCAGACATTGGCTGGGGAGGGGATAATAAGAGTCATGATCAATCTCCTGGACTGTGGAATTGTCTTGGGTACCAAAGAGTATGCCGCCCAGTGCTTACAGAATCTAACAGCCAGCAATGACAGTTTGAGGAGGTCGGTCATTCTGGAGGGAGGAACGCGGAGCCTCTTGGCCTACCTCGATGGGCCATTGCCACAGGAGTCTGCAGTCGGTGCATTGAGGAATCTGGTGGGCTTGATCTCAGCCGATGCTCTCATGTCACTAGGCCTCCTTCCTCGACTGGTACATGTGCTCAAGGATGGATCTTTAGGTGCGAAACAGGCAGCAGCATCGACCATTTGTAGGATATCCAGTTTGTCTGAGATGAAGAAATTGATTGGAGAATTTGGTTGTGCGCCTTTGCTTGTCAGGATGCTCGAGACAAAGTCGAACAGCGCAAGGGAGGTGGCAGCCCAGGCCATTGCTAGCTTGATAAGCTACCCTCCGAACAGTAGGGAGGTTAAGAAGGATGAAAAGAGCGTGCCGAGCCTGGTTCAGTTGCTTGATCCCAGCCCTCAAAACACGGCGAGGAAGTATGCTATATCTTGCCTGCTATCTCTATCATCGAGTAAGAGATGTAAGAAGTTGATGATTTCTTATGGTGCTGTGGGGTATCTTAAGAAGCTCTGTGAAATGGATGTGGCTGGTGCAAAAAAGCTGCTTGAAAGATTGCAAAGAGGGAAATTGAGGAGCTTGTTCAGGAGAAAATAG
- the LOC105054144 gene encoding uncharacterized protein isoform X2, whose product MGEDSEPITDTDSANHWLSRAQQLVPTALDKSRAATGFPGRWKAIVSKLERVPPCLSDLSSHHCFAKNALCTELLQSVTNALTDALELANRSSEQPCIGKLQMQSDLDALSGKLDLALRDCSLLIKTGVLGDATLPPVAARSHESLAPAQANVCELLARLQISHAEAKHRAVDGLLEWMREDEKSVLSVLDRSNIASLIQLLTATAPKVREKTATVICLLVESGSCENLLVSEGVLPPLIRLAESGSAVGREKAVVSLQRLSMCADTTRSIVGHGGVRPLIEICQTGDSICQLASAGALKNLSAVPEVRQTLAGEGIIRVMINLLDCGIVLGTKEYAAQCLQNLTASNDSLRRSVILEGGTRSLLAYLDGPLPQESAVGALRNLVGLISADALMSLGLLPRLVHVLKDGSLGAKQAAASTICRISSLSEMKKLIGEFGCAPLLVRMLETKSNSAREVAAQAIASLISYPPNSREVKKDEKSVPSLVQLLDPSPQNTARKYAISCLLSLSSSKRCKKLMISYGAVGYLKKLCEMDVAGAKKLLERLQRGKLRSLFRRK is encoded by the coding sequence ATGGGTGAAGACTCCGAGCCCATCACCGACACTGACTCCGCCAACCACTGGCTGTCCCGAGCCCAACAGCTCGTCCCCACAGCCCTCGACAAGTCCCGGGCCGCCACAGGCTTCCCTGGGCGCTGGAAGGCCATTGTTTCCAAGCTGGAGCGCGTCCCACCGTGCCTCTCCGACCTCTCCAGCCACCATTGCTTCGCCAAGAACGCACTCTGTACAGAACTCCTCCAGTCAGTGACAAATGCCCTCACAGATGCCCTCGAACTTGCCAACCGCTCGTCGGAGCAGCCCTGCATTGGCAAGCTCCAAATGCAGAGCGACCTCGATGCGCTTTCTGGCAAGCTTGACCTTGCCCTACGTGACTGCTCCCTTCTGATCAAGACCGGCGTTCTTGGTGACGCTACCCTACCTCCGGTGGCTGCCCGCAGCCATGAGTCATTGGCCCCAGCACAGGCCAATGTGTGTGAATTGCTTGCCCGCCTGCAGATCAGCCATGCCGAGGCCAAGCACCGCGCGGTTGATGGTTTGCTCGAGTGGATGAGGGAGGATGAGAAGAGTGTGCTTTCTGTGCTTGACCGGAGCAACATAGCTTCTCTGATACAATTGCTCACTGCAACAGCTCCTAAGGTCAGAGAGAAGACGGCAACAGTGATTTGTCTGCTCGTAGAGTCTGGGAGCTGTGAGAATTTGCTAGTATCTGAAGGTGTGCTCCCACCACTGATAAGGCTGGCGGAGTCCGGGAGCGCAGTGGGCCGAGAGAAGGCGGTGGTGTCACTCCAGAGGCTGTCCATGTGTGCTGACACCACCCGCTCGATCGTCGGTCATGGTGGCGTTCGCCCACTGATCGAGATCTGCCAGACAGGAGACTCTATTTGCCAGTTGGCATCTGCGGGTGCTTTGAAGAATCTCTCCGCCGTGCCCGAAGTGAGGCAGACATTGGCTGGGGAGGGGATAATAAGAGTCATGATCAATCTCCTGGACTGTGGAATTGTCTTGGGTACCAAAGAGTATGCCGCCCAGTGCTTACAGAATCTAACAGCCAGCAATGACAGTTTGAGGAGGTCGGTCATTCTGGAGGGAGGAACGCGGAGCCTCTTGGCCTACCTCGATGGGCCATTGCCACAGGAGTCTGCAGTCGGTGCATTGAGGAATCTGGTGGGCTTGATCTCAGCCGATGCTCTCATGTCACTAGGCCTCCTTCCTCGACTGGTACATGTGCTCAAGGATGGATCTTTAGGTGCGAAACAGGCAGCAGCATCGACCATTTGTAGGATATCCAGTTTGTCTGAGATGAAGAAATTGATTGGAGAATTTGGTTGTGCGCCTTTGCTTGTCAGGATGCTCGAGACAAAGTCGAACAGCGCAAGGGAGGTGGCAGCCCAGGCCATTGCTAGCTTGATAAGCTACCCTCCGAACAGTAGGGAGGTTAAGAAGGATGAAAAGAGCGTGCCGAGCCTGGTTCAGTTGCTTGATCCCAGCCCTCAAAACACGGCGAGGAAGTATGCTATATCTTGCCTGCTATCTCTATCATCGAGTAAGAGATGTAAGAAGTTGATGATTTCTTATGGTGCTGTGGGGTATCTTAAGAAGCTCTGTGAAATGGATGTGGCTGGTGCAAAAAAGCTGCTTGAAAGATTGCAAAGAGGGAAATTGAGGAGCTTGTTCAGGAGAAAATAG
- the LOC105054144 gene encoding uncharacterized protein isoform X1 produces the protein MQLTVLSSSVLLFIESKKKVFGLLFSPLSLLLFSALLFFGVVRFLKQKKEVEKPIATAAAPVKATISFGHHTSRPSKEIPRDHSHCPQSMGEDSEPITDTDSANHWLSRAQQLVPTALDKSRAATGFPGRWKAIVSKLERVPPCLSDLSSHHCFAKNALCTELLQSVTNALTDALELANRSSEQPCIGKLQMQSDLDALSGKLDLALRDCSLLIKTGVLGDATLPPVAARSHESLAPAQANVCELLARLQISHAEAKHRAVDGLLEWMREDEKSVLSVLDRSNIASLIQLLTATAPKVREKTATVICLLVESGSCENLLVSEGVLPPLIRLAESGSAVGREKAVVSLQRLSMCADTTRSIVGHGGVRPLIEICQTGDSICQLASAGALKNLSAVPEVRQTLAGEGIIRVMINLLDCGIVLGTKEYAAQCLQNLTASNDSLRRSVILEGGTRSLLAYLDGPLPQESAVGALRNLVGLISADALMSLGLLPRLVHVLKDGSLGAKQAAASTICRISSLSEMKKLIGEFGCAPLLVRMLETKSNSAREVAAQAIASLISYPPNSREVKKDEKSVPSLVQLLDPSPQNTARKYAISCLLSLSSSKRCKKLMISYGAVGYLKKLCEMDVAGAKKLLERLQRGKLRSLFRRK, from the exons ATGCAATTGACCGTTCTATCTTCATCTGTTCTTCTTTTTATTGAGTCGAAGAAGAAAGTATTTGGTCTTCTCTTTTCCCCACTCTCACTACTATTGTTCTCAGCTCTCCTTTTCTTTGGGGTTGTTAGGTTCTTAAAGCAGAAGAAAGAGGTGGAGAAGCCCATCGCAACAGCTGCTGCTCCCGTTAAAGCTACAATATCCTTTGGCCACCACACTTCTCGCCCAAGCAAAGAGATCCCTCGAG ATCACAGCCACTGCCCGCAATCAATGGGTGAAGACTCCGAGCCCATCACCGACACTGACTCCGCCAACCACTGGCTGTCCCGAGCCCAACAGCTCGTCCCCACAGCCCTCGACAAGTCCCGGGCCGCCACAGGCTTCCCTGGGCGCTGGAAGGCCATTGTTTCCAAGCTGGAGCGCGTCCCACCGTGCCTCTCCGACCTCTCCAGCCACCATTGCTTCGCCAAGAACGCACTCTGTACAGAACTCCTCCAGTCAGTGACAAATGCCCTCACAGATGCCCTCGAACTTGCCAACCGCTCGTCGGAGCAGCCCTGCATTGGCAAGCTCCAAATGCAGAGCGACCTCGATGCGCTTTCTGGCAAGCTTGACCTTGCCCTACGTGACTGCTCCCTTCTGATCAAGACCGGCGTTCTTGGTGACGCTACCCTACCTCCGGTGGCTGCCCGCAGCCATGAGTCATTGGCCCCAGCACAGGCCAATGTGTGTGAATTGCTTGCCCGCCTGCAGATCAGCCATGCCGAGGCCAAGCACCGCGCGGTTGATGGTTTGCTCGAGTGGATGAGGGAGGATGAGAAGAGTGTGCTTTCTGTGCTTGACCGGAGCAACATAGCTTCTCTGATACAATTGCTCACTGCAACAGCTCCTAAGGTCAGAGAGAAGACGGCAACAGTGATTTGTCTGCTCGTAGAGTCTGGGAGCTGTGAGAATTTGCTAGTATCTGAAGGTGTGCTCCCACCACTGATAAGGCTGGCGGAGTCCGGGAGCGCAGTGGGCCGAGAGAAGGCGGTGGTGTCACTCCAGAGGCTGTCCATGTGTGCTGACACCACCCGCTCGATCGTCGGTCATGGTGGCGTTCGCCCACTGATCGAGATCTGCCAGACAGGAGACTCTATTTGCCAGTTGGCATCTGCGGGTGCTTTGAAGAATCTCTCCGCCGTGCCCGAAGTGAGGCAGACATTGGCTGGGGAGGGGATAATAAGAGTCATGATCAATCTCCTGGACTGTGGAATTGTCTTGGGTACCAAAGAGTATGCCGCCCAGTGCTTACAGAATCTAACAGCCAGCAATGACAGTTTGAGGAGGTCGGTCATTCTGGAGGGAGGAACGCGGAGCCTCTTGGCCTACCTCGATGGGCCATTGCCACAGGAGTCTGCAGTCGGTGCATTGAGGAATCTGGTGGGCTTGATCTCAGCCGATGCTCTCATGTCACTAGGCCTCCTTCCTCGACTGGTACATGTGCTCAAGGATGGATCTTTAGGTGCGAAACAGGCAGCAGCATCGACCATTTGTAGGATATCCAGTTTGTCTGAGATGAAGAAATTGATTGGAGAATTTGGTTGTGCGCCTTTGCTTGTCAGGATGCTCGAGACAAAGTCGAACAGCGCAAGGGAGGTGGCAGCCCAGGCCATTGCTAGCTTGATAAGCTACCCTCCGAACAGTAGGGAGGTTAAGAAGGATGAAAAGAGCGTGCCGAGCCTGGTTCAGTTGCTTGATCCCAGCCCTCAAAACACGGCGAGGAAGTATGCTATATCTTGCCTGCTATCTCTATCATCGAGTAAGAGATGTAAGAAGTTGATGATTTCTTATGGTGCTGTGGGGTATCTTAAGAAGCTCTGTGAAATGGATGTGGCTGGTGCAAAAAAGCTGCTTGAAAGATTGCAAAGAGGGAAATTGAGGAGCTTGTTCAGGAGAAAATAG